The genome window ATATTTTAGAGCTGAATATCACTTTTTATTACAATTTTTCTGGTCAAAACTAGAAATAGCCATAGTTAAAAGGCAGTACTCAGGTACTGAGTACTGCCAATGTTGAGCTGACAAATATTTAGTTTGAACTAAATTAATTTAAGCTAAAGATGCCATTTTCACATCATTGTTTGCTAAAACATCTTGTAACTCGTCTGCTTCTACCGTTTCCTTCTCGATTAGCATTTCTGCCAAACGGTCTAGGATATGGCGATTTTCAGTCAAAACTTTTTTCGCACGACTATAAGCCTGATCGACATAGTTACGAACTTCTTCGTCGATCGCTGCTGCGGTTTCATTCGAGAAATCGCGGTCAGAAGCAATATCGCGACCCATAAAAACGTTACCGTTCTGGCGACCCAAAGCTACAGGACCTAAGCGATCGCTCATGCCAAAGCGAGTTACCATTTGACGCGCTACTCTAGTTACCTGCTGAAGGTCATTAGAAGCACCAGTAGTTACTTCTTCTTCACCGTAGATAATTTCTTCTGCTAGACGACCACCCAAAGCGACCGCCATCTGGTTTTGCAGATAAGAGCGAGAATACAAACCAGACTCCATCCGTTCTTCACTAGGAGTAAACCAGGTCAAACCGCCAGCACGTCCACGGGGGATAATGCTAATTTTTTGTACGGGGTCGTAGTCGGGCATTAAAGCACCAATTAAAGCATGACCAGCCTCATGATAAGCAACTAGCTCTTTGCGTTTTTCGCTCATGACGCGGTTTTTCTTCTCAGGTCCTGCCATAACGCGATCGATTGCGTCATTAACCTCATCCATCGAGATTTCGGTCAAACTACGACGAGCAGCCAAGATTGCCGCTTCGTTGAGCAAGTTAGCCAAGTCTGCACCTGTAAAGCCAGGAGTACGACGAGCAACTTTGTTGAGGTCTACGTCTTTGGCTAGGGTTTTGCCACGAGCGTGAACGTTAAGAATTTCTTGACGACCTGAATAGTCAGGACGATCTACTACTACCTGACGGTCGAAACGACCAGGACGCATTAAGGCAGAGTCCAATACGTCGGGACGGTTGGTAGCAGCAATAAGGATAATGCCTGTATTGCCTTCAAAACCATCCATTTCAGTTAGCAGTTGGTTGAGAGTTTGTTCGCGCTCATCGTTACCACCGCCAAGA of Coleofasciculaceae cyanobacterium contains these proteins:
- the ftsH3 gene encoding ATP-dependent zinc metalloprotease FtsH3; this encodes MSKDNNKKWRNAGLYVLLAIVVVALGTAFLDKQPQASQTWPYSRLIDEVQNSKVETVKISADRTKAQVIDREGTPILVNLPNDPQLIDILSDNGVDISVLPQSDEGWLFRALSSLLFPILLLVGLFFLLRRAQSGPGSQAMNFGKSKARVQMEPKTQVTFGDVAGIEQAKLELTEVVDFLKNADRFTAIGAKIPKGVLLVGPPGTGKTLLAKAVAGEAGVPFFSISGSEFVEMFVGVGASRVRDLFEQAKANAPCIVFIDEIDAVGRQRGAGLGGGNDEREQTLNQLLTEMDGFEGNTGIILIAATNRPDVLDSALMRPGRFDRQVVVDRPDYSGRQEILNVHARGKTLAKDVDLNKVARRTPGFTGADLANLLNEAAILAARRSLTEISMDEVNDAIDRVMAGPEKKNRVMSEKRKELVAYHEAGHALIGALMPDYDPVQKISIIPRGRAGGLTWFTPSEERMESGLYSRSYLQNQMAVALGGRLAEEIIYGEEEVTTGASNDLQQVTRVARQMVTRFGMSDRLGPVALGRQNGNVFMGRDIASDRDFSNETAAAIDEEVRNYVDQAYSRAKKVLTENRHILDRLAEMLIEKETVEADELQDVLANNDVKMASLA